The Anser cygnoides isolate HZ-2024a breed goose chromosome 20, Taihu_goose_T2T_genome, whole genome shotgun sequence genome contains the following window.
gctGGTGCCGAGCTCTCCCCCATCACGGCTGGGGACCCCACTGGGACCCTCCGGTACTCCAGCACCCCCCTCCCAGCGCTCACGCCCCGCCCCGTACCCAGgacctgccccatccctgggacgTTCCCGTTGAACCGAGTCCCCCAGcgacccccaggaccccccccctctATTATCACCACCCCAGATCCCCAGACCcagctcccccaggacccccccccccattatcgcccccccagacccagctccccccatcccataactgcttcctcctccccccccgggccgggagCGCAGCccaggccccggccccccctcaCCGAGCCGGGAGCCCCcgcgggggctgcagcgggaGCGGGGgtgccgctgcccggcccccggGGCCACCGCCGGGCCCCGCATCCCGGCTGCACCGGGCTCGGCCGCACCGGGCTCGGCTGCACCGGGCTGCGCTGGGGGAGCCGCGCCGGGGCGGAGCGGAGCCGAGCGGGCACTGCCGGGACCGCCCCCGCGGGGGGGAGCCTCGGcaccgggccccgccgcccggcccccgggACCGGCCCCAGGACCCTCCTGGTGCGCCCTGGTACCAGCCCCGGGACCGGCTCCGGTATCAGCCCCGGTGCGCCCTGGTACCAGccccggtcccgtcccggtGCGCCCCGATGTCAGCCCCGGTCCCAGCCCCGGTCCCAGGTCCGGGACCGTCCCGATGTGCCCTGGTACCGGtcccggtcccgtcccggtGCGCCCCGATATCAGCCCCGGTCCCAGCTCCGGTCCCAGccccggtcccgtcccggtGCGCCCCGGTCCCAGCCCCGGTCCCAGccccggtcccgtcccggtGTGCCCTGGTACCGGtcccggtcccgtcccggtGCGCCCCGGCACAGAGCCGCCCCCCGCAGCTCCCGgagccgcccccagcccccggcagcGCTCCCGTGCGCCCCCCGAGCGCTCGCCCACGCCCCAGCCCCCGGAGGGGCAGAGCCGGTACCGACCCCGGTCCTCGTCCATCCCCTgcgccccggcccccagcccgcgTCCCCCGGGACCGACAGAGCCAGGACGGGCCCCGGCACCCGTCCCCACTCCTCGCCCCCCACCTGCGGTGccctcccagccctgtccccagcccgggGGTCCCCCGTCCCCAAGCCCCTTTCTcacccccgcgccccccagcccATTGCAGCTCGCTGCGCGCTCAGGGGCAGTAGCAACGTCCCGGGGGCTATTtggggagtggggctggggcaggttGGCCTCCCGCTGCCCCCGTCCTGGCAGATGGCCTCGGGGGGCCACAAGCCACCCACCcgtcccctgcagcccctggcaccAGGACCGAGGCGCAGAGCACCTGCAGAAACCATCCCCGCAGCGAGCCGCCTGCCCGCAGCTGCCGCCTGCCCCTCGACTTTGTTTTTCCAAGCAGAAGACAAGGAAATAAGAGAAACAAACTTTGTGTTGGGGTTACGTGGCagggggtgggagcaggggagctgcggggggggctctgggagcaGAGCCCGGCGGCTGCCCCGTGTCAGAGGGGAGCCAGTGCCAGgcaccccaaaagggacccgctggTGGCCAGAGCTGGGCCGTGAGCggtgctgggtgggcctctgggagagcagagtgaAGGAAGAAAGTGCTGTGCCCCAGCAGCTGGCGGAGAGAGGGCCGAGAGGTGCAAGGAACAGCCCCGCAGCCAGCGCGTCAGcacaggaggagggcaggagctgccctgtggcatgtggaggagcccacgcaggagcgGGAGGCCTGCGGGGCCCTGTGCTGGGGCGGCACGCTGTCCTTATTGCAGCCCTTGAGATCTGGCCGTGTAACTTCTCCCACGCTTTGAGGAGCTGGGCTCCCCATCAGGGTGAAACCACCGCCGCCTCGAAGCCGGTGCCCCCGTCCCAGCAGGCTTCGGCAGGGCTGGAAGAGGCGGCGATGGTGGCACGGCACACCAGTGGCCGTGTCTGTGCGGGGAACCCCGGCCAGCAGCCCTCCCGTGATGGGCCAGAGCGCCCACCCACCCTTGGGCGTCCCACGCCAAGCAGGAATCGCTCCCGGATAGCCTGCAGcggattttatttaatttttcagctcCCTCGGAGCTGGCGGTAGCACCGCGCCCCCCGAGGCTGGGGTGCAGGCGGCCCTGACAcgtggcagcagctccacggGGAGGGTTTGTGTTGTACCCACTGCGTTTCcgccttctcctcctgcccaggcTGCAGGCAACAGGACACGGGGTGGCCCCGCAGCACCTCagcagggggatgtggggcgcTGCCACGGCACAGGGGCTGTCCTGGATGCAGGGTGTGAGACCTCAAGCTGATGTGggatgtgctggggggggcacggcatgagtggggccggatcctgcccagGGACATGGACATTGGcccacgggggggggtcctggaaGGCGAAGGGGACACTGGAGCAAGGCACTGCACCCAGAAACAGCGCAGGAGCCCCCCGGGGTGCGGggaccccgctgccccccgagAGAGGCTGCgaggggggaaactgaggcacaaagcGCGGTGCTGAGGGCAGCTCGAGCCGCACGGGGCATACCCAGCGCCCTGACCTTCAGCCTGGGCTGGAGCACGGCCACCTCGTGATGCTGCCGGCTGCTCCCGCAGGGTTATTTTTAGGGCCGCTGCCCTTTGCGGCGCGGCATTCCCCGCTTATCCCCCGGGGAGCCGAAGACCCTGGGGCGGGCACGCAGCCCCGCGAGACTcagcccggggcagggcagcaTTTCTGGGGACGCTTCTGGGCAGGCGAGCGGGTGGCAGGTGCCCTCCGTCCACATCCCAAACAACACATCTCCGCTCAGCTTCTGGTGCAGGAACGGGGTTTTAGGCGAGCTCTGAGCGCGGCCGCCACTCGCTGTGCGTTTCCACCCACCGGCACAGCCGTCGGGCGTAGGCAGCGGGGTTGCAGGGTGGAGAAGGACCCGTCCCGGTAGCGGATCCTCTTCCAGAGGCGCTCGAGGCGCCTGCGGAAGGTGTAGGCGGCGAAGAGATCCACCAGCCCCACCAAGTAGCGCCGCTGCGGCCCGTCGATGCGGTGCAGGGGGTTGCTGCCGCCGGGCAGTGGGCGCTGGCTCTGGCTCGTCCCCGAGCCCGGCAGGACGCGGCACGGCGCCGGGGACCTGCGGGGAGGCGGgcagggggctcagccccccaaaacggagcagggacactgggggggctccagcccGTTGCCCCCTCACCGGGCACCACTCACCGTGCCGCGCGCCCTGTCGAGCTCCAGCTGCCGCAGCAGCCACGGCCGCTCGGCGCCTGCGGCACGCGGGGCAGCCTCAGCCCCCCGGCGCctcgccgtgccccccccgtgccccccccttaCCCAGGGCGAGGGACTTGCCCTCGGAGTTGAGGTCCTTCAGCGCCACGGCGGTCGCGGGCTCGGCCCCGCGGTCCAGGCGGCAGCCCTGGATGTCGTACCTGCGGGGGGGCGAGCGGCTCCGTCCCGACAGCcagcccggcgggggggggaaggcgcCGGACAGACGGACACCGGGCaccaggacagacagacactgGGCACCAGGGGTGGATGGACACCACGTTCcccaggacagacagacaccaGGCACCAAGGACAGACACGATGTTCCCCAGGACAGACAGATACAACGTTCCCCAGGACAGATGGACACCACATTCtccaggacagacagacaccaGGCACC
Protein-coding sequences here:
- the PIP5KL1 gene encoding LOW QUALITY PROTEIN: phosphatidylinositol 4-phosphate 5-kinase-like protein 1 (The sequence of the model RefSeq protein was modified relative to this genomic sequence to represent the inferred CDS: deleted 1 base in 1 codon; substituted 1 base at 1 genomic stop codon) translates to MRFLLASLPPATSGTSRRSPTRCSSACWCLSVLVPGVRLSGAFPPPPGWLSGRSRSPPRRYDIQGCRLDRGAEPATAVALKDLNSEGKSLALGAERPWLLRQLELDRARGTCPCSVLGGXAPCPPPRRSPAPCRVLPGSGTSQSQRPLPGGSNPLHRIDGPQRRYLVGLVDLFAAYTFRRRLERLWKRIRYRDGSFSTLNPAAYARRLCRWVETHSEWRPRSELA